From Mya arenaria isolate MELC-2E11 chromosome 1, ASM2691426v1, a single genomic window includes:
- the LOC128236525 gene encoding polyprenol reductase-like, which yields MFELPSHLGQMSGLGLLWTSLSGAYVIRGIYQAVAGSSTNRDFAGEKGILRFSKHPIRRHFIGLGMNGAICIAAYNSYCFGISDFGWLQGLLDKVSNPGVVTTDEMSCLVGCSLLFTHTLLRWYQSVYINVFSSSCTVGLLDWLTPNLYTLLAGLTLVSDAPPLEGKGFGWFNTSTLSWRHAVGVALFTAVSIHDSKLQYQLAKLRKNRNGHVVSEDHKMPKGGMFDIVSSPQFLHEIVLHASIGLTLGFTHQDWWLCTGYITISQIVRGLGRQEWYRKKYEDLPAGRKAVIPYLL from the exons ATGTTTGAGCTACCCTCCCATCTTGGTCAGATGTCAGGCCTTGGACTGCTATGGACATCTCTCTCGGGGGCCTATGTGATCCGGGGAATCTACCAGGCAGTAGCAGGGTCTTCTACCAATCGGGACTTTGCTGGCGAGAAAGGCATCCTGagattttcaaaaca CCCGATCCGTCGCCATTTTATCGGCCTTGGTATGAATGGGGCAATCTGCATTGCAGCCTACAACTCTTACTGTTTCGGTATCTCAGACTTTGGATGGCTTCAGGGTCTGTTAGACAAGGTTTCCAATCCTGGGGTTGTCACCACAG acGAGATGTCCTGCCTGGTCGGCTGCAGTCTGCTGTTCACCCACACACTGTTACGCTGGTACCAGAGCGTCTACATCAACGTATTCAGTAGTTCATGTACTGTAGGCCTACTTGATTGGCTCACACCCAATCTCTACACCCTATTGGCCGGTTTAACACTTGTCTCTGATGCTCCACCTCTAGAGGGAAAAGGCTTTG GCTGGTTCAACACATCAACTCTATCGTGGAGGCATGCTGTTGGTGTGGCATTGTTCACTGCAGTCTCCATTCATGACAGCAAGCTGCAATACCAGCTGGCAAAACTGAGGAAAAATAGAAATG GACATGTTGTCAGTGAGGACCATAAAATGCCGAAGGGAGGAATGTTTGACATTGTCTCCTCGCCACAGTTTCTCCATGAAATTGTCCTCCATGCTTCTATTG GTCTGACCCTGGGATTCACTCATCAGGACTGGTGGCTTTGTACCGGCTATATCACCATCAGCCAGATTGTGCGAGGCCTTGGAAGACAGGAGTGGTATCGGAAAAAATATGAGGACCTTCCTGCTGGTCGCAAGGCTGTTATTCCTTATCTGCTGTAG